The Odocoileus virginianus isolate 20LAN1187 ecotype Illinois chromosome 3, Ovbor_1.2, whole genome shotgun sequence genome includes a window with the following:
- the MBD3 gene encoding methyl-CpG-binding domain protein 3 isoform X2, with the protein MERKSPSGKKFRSKPQLARYLGGSMDLSTFDFRTGKMLMSKVNKGRQRVRYDSPSQVKGKPDLNTALPVRQTASIFKQPVTKITNHPSNKVKSDPQKAVEQPRQLFWEKKLSGLNAFDIAEELVKTMDLPKGLQGVGPGCTDETLLSAIASALHTSTTPITGQLSAAVEKNPGVWLNTAQPLCKAFMVTDEDIRKQEELVQQVRKRLEEALMADMLAHVEELARDGEAPLDRAGADEDDDEEEEEEEPDQDPEMEHV; encoded by the exons ATGGAACGGAAGAG CCCAAGCGGGAAGAAGTTCCGAAGCAAGCCTCAGCTGGCGCGCTACCTGGGCGGCTCCATGGACTTGAGCACCTTTGACTTCCGCACAGGCAAGATGCTAATGAGCAAGGTGAACAAGGGCCGGCAGCGGGTGCGCTACGACTCCCCAAGCCAGGTCAAG GGTAAGCCTGACCTGAACACGGCCCTCCCAGTCAGGCAAACAGCATCCATTTTCAAGCAGCCAGTGACCAAGATCACCAACCATCCCAGCAACAAGGTGAAGAGTGACCCCCAGAAGGCTGTGGAGCAGCCCCGGCAG CTGTTCTGGGAGAAGAAGCTGAGCGGCCTGAATGCCTTTGACATCGCAGAGGAGCTGGTGAAGACCATGGACCTCCCCAAGGGTCTGCAAG GAGTGGGTCCTGGCTGCACAGATGAGACACTGCTGTCGGCCATTGCCAGTGCTCTGCACACCAGCACCACGCCCATCACCGGGCAGCTCTCAGCTGCTGTGGAGAAGAACCCGGGGGTGTGGCTCAACACAGCCCAGCCGCTCTGCAAGGCCTTTATGGTGACTGATGAGGACATCAG GAAGCAGGAAGAGCTGGTGCAGCAAGTCCGCAAGCGGCTGGAGGAGGCACTAATGGCCGACATGCTGGCCCACGTGGAGGAGCTGGCCCGGGACGGTGAGGCACCGTTGGACAGGGCGGGCGCTGACGAGGACGACgacgaagaggaggaggaggaggagcctgaCCAGGACCCGGAGATGGAGCATGTCTAG
- the MBD3 gene encoding methyl-CpG-binding domain protein 3 isoform X1 has translation MERKRWECPALPQGWEREEVPRRSGLSAGHRDVFYYSPSGKKFRSKPQLARYLGGSMDLSTFDFRTGKMLMSKVNKGRQRVRYDSPSQVKGKPDLNTALPVRQTASIFKQPVTKITNHPSNKVKSDPQKAVEQPRQLFWEKKLSGLNAFDIAEELVKTMDLPKGLQGVGPGCTDETLLSAIASALHTSTTPITGQLSAAVEKNPGVWLNTAQPLCKAFMVTDEDIRKQEELVQQVRKRLEEALMADMLAHVEELARDGEAPLDRAGADEDDDEEEEEEEPDQDPEMEHV, from the exons ATGGAACGGAAGAGGTGGGAGTGCCCGGCGCTCCcgcagggctgggagagggaagAAGTGCCCAGAAGGTCGGGGCTGTCGGCCGGCCACAGGGATGTCTTTTACTATAG CCCAAGCGGGAAGAAGTTCCGAAGCAAGCCTCAGCTGGCGCGCTACCTGGGCGGCTCCATGGACTTGAGCACCTTTGACTTCCGCACAGGCAAGATGCTAATGAGCAAGGTGAACAAGGGCCGGCAGCGGGTGCGCTACGACTCCCCAAGCCAGGTCAAG GGTAAGCCTGACCTGAACACGGCCCTCCCAGTCAGGCAAACAGCATCCATTTTCAAGCAGCCAGTGACCAAGATCACCAACCATCCCAGCAACAAGGTGAAGAGTGACCCCCAGAAGGCTGTGGAGCAGCCCCGGCAG CTGTTCTGGGAGAAGAAGCTGAGCGGCCTGAATGCCTTTGACATCGCAGAGGAGCTGGTGAAGACCATGGACCTCCCCAAGGGTCTGCAAG GAGTGGGTCCTGGCTGCACAGATGAGACACTGCTGTCGGCCATTGCCAGTGCTCTGCACACCAGCACCACGCCCATCACCGGGCAGCTCTCAGCTGCTGTGGAGAAGAACCCGGGGGTGTGGCTCAACACAGCCCAGCCGCTCTGCAAGGCCTTTATGGTGACTGATGAGGACATCAG GAAGCAGGAAGAGCTGGTGCAGCAAGTCCGCAAGCGGCTGGAGGAGGCACTAATGGCCGACATGCTGGCCCACGTGGAGGAGCTGGCCCGGGACGGTGAGGCACCGTTGGACAGGGCGGGCGCTGACGAGGACGACgacgaagaggaggaggaggaggagcctgaCCAGGACCCGGAGATGGAGCATGTCTAG
- the MEX3D gene encoding RNA-binding protein MEX3D: MPISTGQPDGGGGARGGGPGAPVCGDPSPGPPPPPPPPEGADEAAPAPRPPPEPDDAAAALRLALDQLSGLGLGGAGDQDEEGATAGGGDGAGAATGGADGGAAAEPAPPDGPETGAPGVAVAPGPLPLLEPDVSPPPPPRPSPPDVFAGFAPHPAALGPPTLLAEQMSVIGSRKKSVNMTECVPVPSSEHVAEIVGRQGCKIKALRAKTNTYIKTPVRGEEPVFIVTGRKEDVEMAKREILSAAEHFSVIRATRSKAGGLPGTAQGPPNLPGQTTIQVRVPYRVVGLVVGPKGATIKRIQQRTHTYIVTPGRDKEPVFAVTGMPENVDRAREEIEAHITLRTGAFTDASPDSDFHSNGTDVCLDLLGAAAGLWAKAPNPGRRPPASLRGDTALGAPGGPESFYAGSRGGPPVPVPVPDAGPASPYSTSGNGGFTFGGDGPGAPTGPPAPEDCDFGFDFLALDLTVPTATTIWAPFERATPLSAFGGCSAVNGAPAPPAPGARRSSGTGTPRHSPTLPEPGGLGLELPLARRPTPDPVGALPWRPPQGSLTSFSSSASFSTATSLPSSSSASSCSALDSSAPESGRKPPAAPAPAALARECVVCAEGEVMAALVPCGHNLFCMDCAVRICGKSEPECPACRTPATQAIHIFS, encoded by the exons ATGCCTATCTCCACCGGACAGCCCGACGGCGGCGGGGGCGCGCGCGGCGGCGGACCCGGGGCGCCGGTCTGTGGGGACCCCAGCCCGgggccaccgccgccgccgcccccgcccgaGGGCGCCGATGAGGCCGCGCCCGCGCCCCGGCCGCCGCCCGAGCCCGACGACGCGGCCGCCGCGCTGCGCCTGGCCTTGGACCAGCTctcggggctggggctggggggcgcGGGCGACCAGGACGAGGAGGGGGCGACCGCAGGCGGCGGAGACGGGGCTGGTGCAGCGACTGGGGGCGCAGACGGCGGGGCCGCGGCGGAGCCGGCGCCCCCCGACGGGCCtgagacgggggcgcccggggTGGCCGTGGCCCCCGGTCCGCTGCCGCTGCTGGAGCCGGACGTGAGCCCCCCGCCGCCGCCTCGGCCGTCGCCGCCCGACGTGTTCGCTGGCTTCGCGCCCCACCCCGCGGCGCTGGGCCCCCCGACGCTGCTGGCCGAGCAGATGAGCGTGATCGGCAGCCGCAAGAAGAGCGTGAACATGACCGAGTGTGTGCCCGTGCCCAGCTCCGAGCACGTCGCCGAGATCGTGGGTCGCCAGG ggtGCAAGATCAAGGCTCTGCGAGCCAAGACGAATACATACATCAAGACTCCGGTGCGAGGGGAGGAGCCGGTCTTTATCGTGACTGGCCGCAAGGAGGACGTGGAGATGGCCAAGCGTGAGATCCTGTCGGCCGCTGAGCACTTCTCCGTGATCCGGGCCACGCGGAGCAAGGCAGGCGGGCTGCCGGGTACCGCGCAGGGCCCACCCAACCTGCCCGGACAGACCACTATCCAGGTGCGCGTGCCCTACCGCGTGGTGGGGCTGGTGGTGGGGCCTAAGGGCGCCACCATCAAGCGCATCCAGCAACGGACGCATACGTACATCGTGACACCTGGGCGCGACAAGGAGCCGGTGTTTGCCGTGACCGGCATGCCCGAGAACGTGGACCGGGCACGTGAGGAGATCGAGGCCCATATCACATTGCGCACGGGGGCCTTCACCGACGCCAGCCCCGACAGCGACTTCCACTCCAACGGCACAGATGTCTGCTTGGACCTGCTGGGGGCGGCCGCGGGCCTCTGGGCCAAAGCCCCCAACCCAGGCCGACGGCCCCCAGCCAGCCTCCGTGGGGACACTGCGCTGGGCGCCCCGGGAGGCCCTGAGTCCTTCTACGCGGGCAGCCGCGGGGGACCGCCGGTGCCTGTGCCGGTGCCAGACGCTGGCCCCGCCAGTCCCTACAGCACTTCTGGCAACGGGGGCTTCACCTTCGGCGGGGACGGTCCCGGGGCCCCCACGGGGCCACCCGCCCCCGAGGACTGCGACTTTGGCTTCGACTTCCTGGCGCTGGACCTGACCGTGCCCACCGCGACCACCATCTGGGCGCCTTTCGAGCGGGCCACCCCGCTGTCGGCCTTCGGCGGCTGCTCGGCAGTCAATGGGGCCCCCGCGCCACCAGCCCCAGGTGCCCGACGCAGCAGCGGGACCGGCACACCACGCCACTCACCCACGCTGCCCGAGCCCGGTGGCCTGGGCCTGGAGCTCCCGCTGGCCCGCCGGCCTACACCGGACCCAGTGGGCGCCCTGCCCTGGCGGCCCCCACAGGGCTCCCTGACGTCCTTCTCAAGCAGCGCCAGCTTCTCCACAGCCACCTCGCTGCCCAGCAGCTCCTCGGCCTCCTCGTGCTCGGCGCTGGATTCCAGCGCCCCTGAGAGCGGCCGTAAGCCCCCTGCGGCCCCAGCGCCTGCGGCCCTGGCGCGGGAGTGCGTGGTATGCGCCGAGGGTGAGGTGATGGCCGCGCTGGTGCCCTGCGGCCACAACCTCTTCTGCATGGACTGCGCCGTCCGCATTTGCGGCAAGAGCGAGCCAGAGTGCCCGGCCTGCCGCACACCCGCCACCCAGGCCATTCATATCTTTTCCTAG